CACCAGCTCGCAGAAGTTGGCGATCTCGTTCATAAAGGTGATCTTGGTGGCCAGGAAGGAATTCGCCGCGTATTTGGTGAGCTCCGCCGACCGTTCGTCCATGATGATCACCGGGTTCCCCGATCGTACAAAGGGCTTGTAGAGTTTCTCCATCAATTCCGTGGCACGGGGAGAGCTGGAGCCCACCACAATCCGTTCGGGCTTCAAAAAATCGTCCACCGCAAAGCCCTCCCGGAGGAATTCCGGGTTGGACACCACGTCAAAGTCGCATTTGGCATTTTTTGCAATCGCCTCCCGCACCTTATCGGAAGTCCCGACAGGCACCGTACTCTTGTCCACAATTACCCGGTAATCGGTTATCAGTTTCCCGATTTCATCCGCCACGCCCAGGACGTATTTCAGGTCCGCAGACCCGTCTTCGTCCTCCGGGGTGGGGAGCGCCAGAAATACGATTTCGCCGTGCTCCAGGCCCTCGGCCAGGGAAGTCGTAAAGGTGAGGCGGCCCGCATTGATGTTCCGCTCAAACAATACGTCCAGGTGCGGCTCGTAGATGGGCACCTCCCCCTCCTGCATCCGTTTGACCTTGAGCTCGTCGATGTCGACGCAAACCACGTCGTTACCGGTTTCGGCCAGGCAGGTCCCGGTTACCAAACCGACATAGCCCGTACCTATTACTGATATTTTCATTGATTGATTCTTTGTTGCTGATTAAAAGCCGTGCGATGTGGCCGCAATATTAATTAGAACGGGGCGTACCGCGCAACTGTTTTGGTCGAACAACCCAATTCCGGGATAAAAGTACTCGTTTTCCTACTGTGTGAAGTACCTCCCGGTTCCATTAACGCGCTTTTTTCCGCGATGGTATGCCGATTTGCCGACAAATCCGAAATGCAACCCCGGGATCGGAGGCAGGCTTCTAATACGCCTTTTCCTCCCCCCGGAACATATTGAGGACCGTCTGCACGATGATTTTTACATCCAGCAGAAAGGACCAGTTCTCGATGTAAAAAATGTCGAATTTAATCCGGCCGTGTATGTCCGAATCCCGTTCTACCTCCCCCCGGTAGCCGCGCACCTGGGCCAGGCCGGTGATGCCCGGTTTGATAAAATGCCGGACCATGTATTTGTCTACCTTGCTGGCGTACTCGTCCGTGTGCTTGAGCATGTGCGGCCGCGGGCCCACCACGGACATATTCCCGAAGAGCACGTTGTAGAACTGGGGCAGCTCGTCGATACTCGTCTTCCGGATAAACCGGCCAATCCGCGTTACCCGCATATCGTTTTTCCCGGCCTGGAGCTTGTCGGCGTCTTTGTTCATGGCCATGGAGCGGAATTTATAGCAATAAAATTCCCGGTTGTCCAGCCCCGTGCGCTTCTGCACAAAAAACAGCGGCCCCGGCGATTCCAGCCAGATCAGGATGGCCAGCAGGGGCCCGAGCCAGATCAGCACGCCGAATATCACCACCAGGCTGAAGGCGATGTCGAACGAACGCTTGACAAAAGCATTGATGGGGTTGTGGAGCGGGATATCCCGGAGGGATAGGATCGGGAGGTAGTCGTAGTACTCGAATTTCAGCTTTTTTGAATATAAATTTTTGTTGTCAGGAAGAAATTTAAGTGTTATCAAGTTGTTGTCCGCAAAGTTGATGAAATCAATG
This genomic window from Robiginitalea biformata HTCC2501 contains:
- a CDS encoding UDP-glucose dehydrogenase family protein, whose amino-acid sequence is MKISVIGTGYVGLVTGTCLAETGNDVVCVDIDELKVKRMQEGEVPIYEPHLDVLFERNINAGRLTFTTSLAEGLEHGEIVFLALPTPEDEDGSADLKYVLGVADEIGKLITDYRVIVDKSTVPVGTSDKVREAIAKNAKCDFDVVSNPEFLREGFAVDDFLKPERIVVGSSSPRATELMEKLYKPFVRSGNPVIIMDERSAELTKYAANSFLATKITFMNEIANFCELVGADVDKVRIGMGTDSRIGKRFLFPGIGYGGSCFPKDVKALHKSGKDSGYDFQILESVIDVNQKQKTALIPKIRKYFGDDLKGKKIGLWGLAFKPETDDIREAPALYIIEELLAAGAEVTAFDPEAMENVKRKLGDAIAFAPGMYGAVEDMDALVICTEWSVFRNPNFSMVKDLLKAPVVFDGRNLYDVEEMKSRGFHYESIGRG
- a CDS encoding exopolysaccharide biosynthesis polyprenyl glycosylphosphotransferase translates to MIMPFQQSKYLDLISPVSFLVDFVIINYIAKLLPINLEVDLLFHGYISLGWLIIAFKTEFYVIRRHAKVVHILRLLVQQFFIYFLIVYAFIGFFKQPNMSRFALAQYVGIVFVSVSSMKLLSYYLLMKYREKVKGDLRDVVVIGKNKKTDQLVQVFNDRTEFGYRFRKQFCPRSENFDLKACFEFIVSNKIDEVYCSVSELKNSEIIDFINFADNNLITLKFLPDNKNLYSKKLKFEYYDYLPILSLRDIPLHNPINAFVKRSFDIAFSLVVIFGVLIWLGPLLAILIWLESPGPLFFVQKRTGLDNREFYCYKFRSMAMNKDADKLQAGKNDMRVTRIGRFIRKTSIDELPQFYNVLFGNMSVVGPRPHMLKHTDEYASKVDKYMVRHFIKPGITGLAQVRGYRGEVERDSDIHGRIKFDIFYIENWSFLLDVKIIVQTVLNMFRGEEKAY